One Helianthus annuus cultivar XRQ/B chromosome 7, HanXRQr2.0-SUNRISE, whole genome shotgun sequence genomic region harbors:
- the LOC110866698 gene encoding uncharacterized protein LOC110866698, with protein sequence MVIFPKPRTRGKVISIIRLPCISFSISLRIELEINATKTAVAASKSSTASKPFAESICSGLSELAERYKCMCDQLSSSTTRDLISSDQDKKWVEELIDVSLNLLDVCGNTWDMVTLFKEQVRDLHCALRRRKCENGSMKYKCFRKTMKKDVEMLVARLKQVNNMVIDSDNNQVAAEVKGVIEKTVIIFESLLLYLSTPTSKPSIWSSVVSKLIHKGKVACEDQTQEEKMQFAKSGLEKEETLLDSMETRLECIFRCLIRTRASLLNIISLHWNS encoded by the coding sequence ATGGTTATTTTTCCAAAGCCTAGAACCAGAGGCAAAGTTATATCCATTATTAGATTGCCTTGCATATCATTTTCAATTAGTCTTCGAATCGAACTAGAGATAAACGCCACCAAAACCGCCGTTGCAGCATCCAAGTCATCTACCGCATCCAAGCCATTTGCCGAAAGCATTTGCAGTGGTTTATCTGAGCTAGCAGAGCGGTATAAGTGCATGTGTGATCAATTAAGTTCATCTACCACGCGAGATTTGATCTCTAGCGATCAAGACAAGAAATGGGTAGAGGAGTTAATCGACGTATCTTTGAATTTATTAGATGTTTGTGGCAACACATGGGATATGGTTACACTATTCAAAGAGCAGGTTAGAGATCTTCACTGTGCCCTGCGAAGGAGAAAGTGCGAAAATGGAAGCATGAAATATAAATGCTTCAGAAAGACGATGAAGAAAGATGTTGAAATGTTGGTGGCGCGTTTGAAACAAGTTAATAACATGGTGATTGATTCAGATAACAATCAAGTTGCAGCAGAAGTAAAAGGAGTTATTGAAAAGACTGTTATCATTTTCGAATCATTGCTTTTGTACTTATCTACGCCGACTTCAAAGCCAAGCATATGGTCAAGTGTGGTATCAAAGTTGATCCACAAGGGAAAGGTGGCATGTGAAGATCAAACACAAGAGGAGAAGATGCAATTTGCAAAATCTGGATTGGAAAAAGAGGAAACTCTGCTTGATAGCATGGAAACCAGATTGGAGTGCATATTTCGGTGCTTGATTCGAACCAGGGCTTCTCTCTTAAACATCATCTCACTGCATTGGAACTCCTGA